The window CGCTCAATCGATCATACGCGAACGGCAAGCTCGGGGTGCGAAACCCCTTCACATAACGACCGGCAGGCGAACATCGACCAGTGCCAACCATTCCAGGCGTGTGAAATGGGAACTCCAAGCCCTACCCTATCGACATGGAAGCTATCCCCTCCGCCGTCGCCGCACGTCGCCGTCAACGCACCTTCGTTCCCGCCGATTTCGATGCGTCGGATTGGGGACAGATCGAACCTCTCGGTCAGCAACTGCTCGACGCCAAACTCGGCACCGCCGATGAAGCGGAGGCGTGGGTCAACCGGCTCAGCGAGCTATATGCGGCCATCGACGAATACGGCAGTCGCAAGTACATCGAGAAGTCCTGCAACACCGAAGATGAGGCGATCAAGAAAGCCTTCCTGCACTTCGTCGAGAACATCGAGCCCAAACTCAAGCCGATGATGTTCGAAATGAAGAAGAAGTACCTCGCCGCCGACGCTCGGCCGACCGGCGAGCGCTACACGATCCTCGAACGCCAGTGGGCTGCTGACGTCGAACTGTTCCGCGAGGAAAACGTCGCGCTGCAAACCGAGGAAACCAAACTCGTCACGCAATATGACGAGATCTGCGGTCGGATGGCCGTCGAGTTCCGCGGCAAGACGTACACGATGCAGCAGATGGCCAAGTTCCAGGAGGAAACCGACCGTGACACGCGGGAGGAAGCCTGGGAAGCAACCGTCAATCGCCGCATGGAGGACCGCGAGGCGATCGAGGACATCTTCGACAAGCTGCTGCCGCTGCGTCAACAGATCGCCGAGAACGCCGGCTTCGATAACTACCGCGACTACACGTTCAAAGCGTTGCACCGCTTCGATTACACCCCCGACGACTGCCACCGTTACGCCAAGGCGATCGAGCAGAGCGTGGTGCCGGTGATCCATCAGCTCGACAAGGAGCGTGTGGAGAAGCTGGGCATCGATTCGCTGCGGCCGTGGGACGCGTCGGTTGATGTACTCGGGCGTGGGCCTTTGCGGCCGTTCAACGAGGACGACATCGACGGCTTTGTCGCGACCACCAAGGGCGTCTTCGAAAAGCTTGACCCGACGCTCGCCGAGGGCTTCGATCTACTACGCCAAGCGGGCAACCTCGACCTCGACAGCCGGCACGGCAAGCAGCCTGGCGGTTACCAGGCCAACCTCGAAGAGACCGGCATCCCGTTCATCTTCATGAACGCCGCCGGCACGCAACGGGATGTCGAGACGCTCCTCCACGAGGGCGGCCATGCGTTCCACACACTGCTGTCGCATGAAGAGCCGCTCGCGTTTCTGCGCCACGCACCGATGGAGTTCTGCGAGGTCGCGAGCATGAGCATGGAGCTGCTGGCCCTGCCGTACATGGACGACTTTTTTGAAGACAGCTCGGACGCCAACCGCGCCCGGCGACACCAACTCGAAGGCGTCGCCGTCCTTGCGTGGATCGCGACGATCGACCAGTTCCAGCATTGGCTCTACACCAACCCCGGCCACACACGTGAACAGCGCGCCGAAAAGTGGGTCGAGATCTTCGACAAGTTCGGTCATGGCACGGATTGGTCCGGCTACGAAGACGTCAAGCGCTCGCTCTGGCAGCGTCAGCTTCACCTGTTCCACGTGCCGTTCTACTACATCGAATACGGCATCGCGCAACTGGGCGCGCTTCAACTCTGGCTTCAATCCAAGCGTGACCCGAAAGCCGCACTGGCCAACTACAAGCGGGCACTCACGCTGGGCGGCACCAAGCCGCTACCGGACTTGTTCGCGGCGGCGGAGTTGAAGTTCGACTTCTCCGAAACCACCGTGGCCCCGCTCATGAAGGCGGTCAGCGACGATCTCGCCACGCTGCCGGCATGAAGCGGACACGCATCAAGTTCTGTGGCATGACCCGCCCGGACGACGTGAAGTTCGCCGCCGATCTTGGCGTCGACGCGATCGGCGTGATTCTCCACGCTCCCGGCAGCACGCGTGAGATCGAGTTGTCCCGCGCGGATGAGCTCTTCCGTTCGCTGCCGCCGTTCGTCGCGCGGGTCGGCGTGTTCGTCGATGCACCCGCCGACACGATCCTCGACGCGGCCGACCGGTTGTTCCTCGACTACGCCCAAGTCCATGGTGAGCCGAGTGCCGAACTCATCCATGACATCTGCGCGGTCAAGCTGCTGTTGTCGGTCCCCGTTGACGAGAACATCACGACCGCGCTGGAGAACTGCAAGATCTTTCCCGACAAATCCCAAATCGCCGTCGCGCTCGACAGCGGCAAGGTCGGCGGCACCGGAAAGGAAGCCGACTGGAACCGAATCGCGGATCTCGATCTGGATCAATGGGCGAGCGTGATGTTCGCAGGCGGGCTCGATCCGGACAACGTTGCCGACATCGTCACACGTTTCCGCCCCAACGCGGTCGACGTTTCCAGCGGGATCGAATCCGGAGTTCGAGGCTTCAAGGACATTGAAAAGATGCTTGCATTCGTGAAAGCCGTGCGCGCCGCCGACAGCGCTAACCTGTGAACATGTCCGCCGACAGTCCAACCACGCCGCTTGGATACGACCCATTCACACGCCCTGACCACCACGTCAGCCAAAAGACACAGAAGCTCGGAATGATCCTGTTCCTGGTGTCGCTGGGCGTGCTGTTCGCGTCGACGATGCTGGTCTACGTTCTCGTCCGGCTTGTTTTCGGTGCCGAGAAGCCCGAGATCGGCTACATGCGTGACGAACTCGCGAACTGGAAGCTGTTCCTATCGACGATCGTGGTCTTGGCGGCGAGCGCGACGATCCATTTCAGCGTCAAGGCGATCCAACGCGAGCGGCGTGAACCCTTCATGCGTTGGCTGCTCGTCACCGACCTGCTCGCCGTGGCGTTCGTTGCGATTCAGATCCCGGCGATGATCGCCATCCTGCAATACCACGGCGGCAGCACCAACACCGACGGCGAACTGATCGCATCACCAGATCGCTTCTTCGGCGTCACCATGTTCCTGATCCTGCTCCACGCACTGCACGTGGTCGGCGGGATCATTTATCTCCTGATCGTCACCGCCAAGGCAGCG of the Planctomycetota bacterium genome contains:
- a CDS encoding M3 family oligoendopeptidase → MEAIPSAVAARRRQRTFVPADFDASDWGQIEPLGQQLLDAKLGTADEAEAWVNRLSELYAAIDEYGSRKYIEKSCNTEDEAIKKAFLHFVENIEPKLKPMMFEMKKKYLAADARPTGERYTILERQWAADVELFREENVALQTEETKLVTQYDEICGRMAVEFRGKTYTMQQMAKFQEETDRDTREEAWEATVNRRMEDREAIEDIFDKLLPLRQQIAENAGFDNYRDYTFKALHRFDYTPDDCHRYAKAIEQSVVPVIHQLDKERVEKLGIDSLRPWDASVDVLGRGPLRPFNEDDIDGFVATTKGVFEKLDPTLAEGFDLLRQAGNLDLDSRHGKQPGGYQANLEETGIPFIFMNAAGTQRDVETLLHEGGHAFHTLLSHEEPLAFLRHAPMEFCEVASMSMELLALPYMDDFFEDSSDANRARRHQLEGVAVLAWIATIDQFQHWLYTNPGHTREQRAEKWVEIFDKFGHGTDWSGYEDVKRSLWQRQLHLFHVPFYYIEYGIAQLGALQLWLQSKRDPKAALANYKRALTLGGTKPLPDLFAAAELKFDFSETTVAPLMKAVSDDLATLPA
- a CDS encoding phosphoribosylanthranilate isomerase — translated: MKRTRIKFCGMTRPDDVKFAADLGVDAIGVILHAPGSTREIELSRADELFRSLPPFVARVGVFVDAPADTILDAADRLFLDYAQVHGEPSAELIHDICAVKLLLSVPVDENITTALENCKIFPDKSQIAVALDSGKVGGTGKEADWNRIADLDLDQWASVMFAGGLDPDNVADIVTRFRPNAVDVSSGIESGVRGFKDIEKMLAFVKAVRAADSANL
- a CDS encoding cytochrome c oxidase subunit 3, which encodes MSADSPTTPLGYDPFTRPDHHVSQKTQKLGMILFLVSLGVLFASTMLVYVLVRLVFGAEKPEIGYMRDELANWKLFLSTIVVLAASATIHFSVKAIQRERREPFMRWLLVTDLLAVAFVAIQIPAMIAILQYHGGSTNTDGELIASPDRFFGVTMFLILLHALHVVGGIIYLLIVTAKAASGKYDHENYRGVAHAALYWHFLDVVWIIMFGTLLILG